Proteins encoded by one window of Glycine soja cultivar W05 chromosome 15, ASM419377v2, whole genome shotgun sequence:
- the LOC114387855 gene encoding serine/threonine-protein kinase RHS3-like, with protein MTSNPVKMPDLPETQMEHKLSEAAHPSAHSSSANSGNNSPTHPKNVNQEAKDTSTTTVHYSGNETGHMDQASKTEANLEGKSRPQNLLPPNRNLSDFNPQQHQSPSTKKPNSNSDHHAKAMSVSTPQTKTSTNQGQGSGASSRSDSLESTSAPIRPHTGGDVRWEAINMISRVGSLNLSHFRLLKRIGYGDIGSVYLVELKGTRTYFAMKVMDKAALISRNKLLRAQTEREILGLLDHPFLPTLYSYFETDKFYCLIMEFCSGGDLHSLRQKQPNKCFTEEAARFYASEVLLALEYLHMLGIVYRDLKPENLLVRDEGHIMLSDFDLSLRCSVSPTLVKSSSAHAGNSSSSGNNDVGGILTDDQAAQSTTQVSSFFPRILPSKKNRKAKSDFGLLVGGGRLPELMAEPTNVRSMSFVGTHEYLAPEIIKGEGHGSAVDWWTFGIFLYELLLGTTPFKGSGYKATLFNVVGQPLRFPETPQVSAVARDLIRGLLVKEPQKRIAYKRGATEIKQHPFFEGMNWALVRSATPPHIPEAIDFSKYASKDTATPADKKMADIANDKHSNSATDSYIDFEYF; from the exons ATGACATCAAATCCTGTCAAGATGCCTGATTTACCTGAG ACACAGATGGAGCACAAGTTATCAGAAGCGGCACACCCTAGTGCTCATAGTAGTAGTGCAAATTCAGGAAACAACTCACCAACTCATCCCAAGAATGTGaaccaagaagcaaaagacACGAGCACAACAACTGTCCACTACTCAGGAAATGAAACTGGACATATGGACCAGGCTTCCAAAACTGAAGCAAATTTGGAAGGTAAATCCAGACCCCAGAACTTACTGCCACCAAACAGGAACTTATCTGACTTCAACCCTCAACAACACCAAAGTCCAAGCACAAAGAAGCCTAATTCAAATTCTGATCATCATGCAAAGGCAATGTCTGTGTCTACCCCTCAAACAAAGACCAGTACCAATCAAGGTCAAGGGAGTGGTGCTAGTTCTCGGAGTGATAGCTTAGAGAGCACAAGTGCACCTATTAGGCCACACACTGGGGGTGATGTGAGGTGGGAAGCTATCAACATGATTTCAAGGGTTGGCTCTCTCAATCTCAGCCATTTCAGGCTTCTCAAGCGCATCGGTTACGGAGACATTGGGAGTGTGTACCTTGTGGAACTTAAGGGAACTAGGACCTACTTTGCTATGAAAGTTATGGACAAGGCAGCTCTTATAAGCAGAAATAAGCTTCTGAGGGCACAGACAGAAAGGGAGATTCTTGGACTCCTTGATCACCCCTTCCTCCCCACTTTGTATTCTTACTTTGAAACTGATAAGTTTTATTGCTTGATCATGGAATTCTGTAGTGGGGGTGATCTTCATTCTCTAAGACAAAAGCAACCTAACAAGTGTTTCACTGAAGAAGCTGCAAG ATTTTATGCTTCAGAGGTGTTGTTAGCTCTCGAGTACCTGCACATGCTTGGCATTGTATACAGAGACTTAAAGCCAGAGAATCTTCTAGTCAGAGATGAAGGGCACATAATGCTCTCAGATTTTGATTTATCCCTTCGCTGTTCCGTCAGTCCTACACTAGTCAAGTCTTCTTCCGCCCACGCAGGCAACAGTAGTAGCAGTGGCAACAATGATGTTGGAGGCATATTAACTGATGACCAAGCAGCGCAAAGCACTACTCAGGTATCAAGTTTTTTCCCGCGCATTTTGCCTTCAAAGAAAAACCGCAAGGCAAAGTCAGATTTTGGCCTATTGGTTGGTGGAGGACGCCTTCCTGAACTGATGGCAGAACCCACCAATGTGCGTTCAATGTCATTTGTAGGGACACATGAGTACCTTGCTCCTGAGATTATCAAAGGAGAGGGTCATGGTAGTGCAGTAGACTGGTGGACTTTTGGGATCTTCTTGTATGAGTTGTTGCTTGGAACGACCCCTTTCAAGGGTTCAGGATATAAAGCCACACTTTTCAATGTTGTTGGACAACCACTTAGGTTCCCAGAAACTCCCCAAGTCAGTGCTGTGGCTCGTGACCTTATTAGAGGGTTGTTGGTGAAAGAGCCTCAGAAGAGAATTGCATATAAGAGAGGAGCTACAGAGATAAAACAACACCCATTTTTTGAGGGAATGAACTGGGCTTTAGTTAGAAGTGCCACCCCTCCCCACATACCAGAGGCTATAGATTTCTCCAAGTATGCTAGCAAAGACACAGCAACCCCGGCAGACAAGAAGATGGCAGATATTGCTAATGATAAACACAGCAACAGTGCTACTGATTCTTACATAGATTTTGAGTATTTTTAG
- the LOC114387856 gene encoding isocitrate dehydrogenase [NADP], chloroplastic-like, whose amino-acid sequence MGFQKIRVGNPIVEMDGDEMTRVIWKLIKDKLIFPYLELDIKYFDLGLPHRDATNDRVTIESAEATLKYNVAIKCATITPDEARIKEFNLKQMWRSPNGTIRNILNGTVFREPIICKNIPRLVSGWTKPICIGRHAFGDQYRATDTVIKGPGKLKLVFAPSGNEGIKELEVYNFTGDGGIALSMYNTDESIRAFAEASMNFAYQKKWPLYLSTKNTILKKYDGRFKDIFQEVFDTQWSHKFKAAGIWYEHRLIDDMVAYALKSDGGYVWACKNYDGDVQSDFLAQGFGSLGLMTSVLVCPDGKTIEAEAAHGTVTRHYRVHQKGGETSTNSIASIFAWSRGLAHRAKLDGNARLLDFTEKLEAACIGTVELGKMTKDLALLVHGPKVSRYQYLNTEEFIDAVAKELQTRLSSQSKL is encoded by the exons atgGGGTTTCAGAAGATAAGGGTTGGCAACCCCATCGTCGAAATGGATG GGGATGAAATGACCCGAGTGATTTGGAAACTGATAAAAGATAAG cttatttttccttatttggaGCTGGATATTAAGTATTTTGACCTTGGCCTTCCTCATCGCGATGCCACTAATGATAGAGTTACTATTGAAAGTGCTGAAGCTACACTCAA GTATAATGTAGCTATCAAATGTGCTACTATAACTCCAG ATGAAGCTCGCATCAAGGAGTTTAACTTAAAACAAATGTGGAGAAGTCCAAATGGGACGATCCGGAACATTCTAAATG GTACAGTTTTTAGAGAGCCAATTATCTGTAAGAACATTCCTCGTCTTGTTTCAG GATGGACAAAGCCAATATGCATTGGAAGACATGCTTTTGGAGACCAATATCGGGCAACTGATACAGTTATAAAAGGCCCAGGAAAGCTAAAATTGGTTTTTG CACCCAGTGGAAATGAAGGCATTAAAGAGCTAGAGGTCTATAACTTTACTGGTGACGGAGGCATAGCTTTGTCCATGTATAATACTGATGAG TCCATTCGAGCTTTTGCTGAGGCTTCGATGAACTTTGCTTACCAGAAGAAATGGCCTCTCTATCTTAGCACTAAAAAtaccattttaaagaaatatgatGGAAG ATTCAAGGACATTTTCCAGGAAGTTTTTGACACTCAATGGAGTCACAAGTTTAAAGCTGCAGGGATATG GTATGAACACCGTCTTATAGATGATATGGTTGCTTATGCTCTCAAAAGTGATGGAGGTTATGTATGGGCCTGCAAGAATTATGATGGTGATGTGCAGAGTGATTTCTTAGCTCAAG GATTTGGTTCTCTCGGCTTGATGACATCAGTACTG GTTTGCCCAGATGGGAAAACCATTGAAGCAGAGGCAGCCCATGGCACTGTTACACGTCATTATCGGGTTCATCAGAAGGGAGGTGAAACCAGCACAAACAGTATTGCTTCAATTTTTGCCTGGTCACGAGGTCTTGCACATAG GGCAAAGTTGGATGGAAATGCTAGACTGTTGGACTTTACAGAAAAACTGGAAGCAGCTTGCATTGGAACAGTTGAATTGGGAAAGATGACAAAGGATCTTGCACTTCTTGTTCATGGACCTAA GGTTTCTAGATACCAGTATTTGAATACTGAAGAGTTCATTGATGCTGTAGCCAAGGAGCTGCAAACAAGATTATCTTCACAATCGAAGCTGTAA
- the LOC114387858 gene encoding UPF0678 fatty acid-binding protein-like protein At1g79260 — protein sequence MNAKTNSSAPETSPPVIHPAVAPLSYLLGTWRGQGEGGFPTINSFSYGEELHFSHSPNKPVIGYTQKTWKLSSGEPMHAESGYWRPKPDGTIEVVIAQSNGLVEVQKGTYSAEEKMIHLQSEIVGNASKVKEIRRCFQLVDGNLCYDVQMATNTITLQPHLKASLKKL from the exons atgaatgcaaaaacgAATTCTTCGGCGCCGGAAACATCGCCGCCGGTGATCCACCCGGCAGTGGCACCACTCTCCTACCTTCTGGGAACATGGAGAGGCCAAGGAGAAGGAGGGTTCCCCACTATCAACTCCTTCTCCTATGGCGAAGAGCTTCACTTCTCTCATTCCCCCAACAAG CCTGTGATAGGGTACACTCAGAAGACATGGAAACTCAGCTCTGGAGAGCCTATGCATGCTGAGAGTGGATACTGGCGTCCTAAACCAGATGGCACCATTGAAGTTGTGATTGCTCAAAGCAATGGTCTTGTGGAGGTTCAG AAAGGGACATACAGTGCTGAAGAGAAAATGATACACCTTCAAAGTGAAATAGTGGGGAATGCCTCTAAG GTTAAAGAGATAAGAAGATGTTTCCAGCTGGTTGATGGGAATCTTTGTTATGACGTTCAGATGGCTACCAATACAATAACTCTTCAACCACACTTGAAAGCATCACTGAAGAAGCTCTAA